In Cydia strobilella chromosome 6, ilCydStro3.1, whole genome shotgun sequence, one DNA window encodes the following:
- the LOC134742104 gene encoding protein sidekick isoform X4 produces the protein MEELERLFKMYWTKLWGAFVLCFICIQLASTADSTVQMQPPRFSMQPSSSNSIVREGTTKILQCSAHGIPQPVYRWLKNGIPLGEYSSELFYKILNTQRDDAGAYQCIAKNDVGAIFSEKNNIIVAYMGVFGNIEQDVVVVESGRAAILDFPYIESEPPPSVVWQDQNGALRYDQKYALTPQHQLVILSASNEDERPYRVRAINTQLGKVENSPYIKLTVYGDDDKEIPPEIIIKPQDTKITKGQEIVNLYCIANARPLHELETLWFKDGILIDLAGVTYDLQDQWNRTLSLISANLSHTGHYTCQARLKTGGFATVTASAAVTVIEKPVFTTTLKSETFGEFGTTIVLECNVQGIPLPGITWYKDSRKIWSVGAETEETDNSDVDDGGRRYRVEVDRSLVISDLKMDDMGIFQCIASNEAGESSIYTWLKIKTSPPVMQSPPANLTVLDGKDATIACRAIGAPTPNVTWYFNDSLIINLSARLQALEHGDLLITSTTTADTGKYTCVRANDAGSVSGEAYLTVLVRTQIIAPPVDTRVLLGHTATLQCKVSNDPNVKYNIDWFHNNQPMTAGSRVWVATDGSLQVQAVRASDAGEYSCVVTSPGGNHTRKAVLSVIELPFAPTNVRAVRLDATAQRAINVSWTPGFDGNSPIQKFIVQRRVVPEFGPTPDPLLNWVTEPTNVSANQRWVLLTSLKAATSYQFRVSAVNTVGEGPASDPTDVLTLPQEAPSGPPIGFMGSARSSSEIITQWQPPVEEHRNGHILGYVIRYRLRGYDNSPWTNQNITNEAQRNYLIQDLITWKDYNVQIAAYNDKGVGVFTDSYTIKTKEGVPEAAPDSVRCEASNSTSIGVWWTPPNPQKINGINQGYKIQAWRWDELEADNTEQKLVSVPPNLLDPLTEQTAIISGLEKFTDYNISVLCFTEPGDGPRSEFVLIRTNEDIPDEVANLQFDDISDRAVRVSWSPPKKSNGILTGYRLSYQVKDDKSTCINETLPANVTSIRVEHLQASTHYKFWLCALTGVGEGPARSAVIQSGVEPVLPDAPRNLALSNIAAFSVLLQFTPGFDGNSSISLWTVQAQTARNSSWITVFEANAPDAQSILVTGLVPFTTYRLRVIATNVVGTSPPSEPCKEFQTIQAPPQHPPRNVTVRAVSANNLRVRWIPLQQSEWYGNPKGYNITYKQSGTNETLFNIIEDHTANSHILSNLEEWSLYEIQMTAINEVGISTESPMATERTREAVPSSGPDNVSANATSSTTVVVLWGDMPAKDQNGLIEGYKVCYAAIVPPPRPDHQKVECQSIPSNQTHTITLTELRKYVVYQIQVLGYTRLGDGALSDPPVTVRTFDDTPGPPSNVSFPDVTFTTARIIWDVPEDPNGEILAYRVSYHLNGSTQQQFSREFLPSDRTFRATELQSEKYYQFSVTAQTRLGWGGTARALVLTTVNRAAPAPPARPNVARSLLQPHHITFSWTPGSDGYAPLRYYTVQQKEEGATWQTIPERVDPFATSYTVEGLKPYTAYQFRIRATNDIGPSRYSNATETVRTLPAAPSKAIEKLHVVPITPSSVRVQWTPLTDQYWSGDTQTGGYRVYYQPLTDFPTPLHHTMKQEVPGIKSEEVVLTDLAVDRNYEISVCAVNSQGLGPSGTPAVVWVGEAVPTAPPRDVSAEPLSPTEVALAWQPPLLAQQNGDLLGYKIFYLMTESPEEAEPGRKAEEEIEVVAATATSHSLVFLDKFTQYRIQVLAFNPAGDGPRSSSILVRTHQGLPTAPRNISFTDITMNSLVVSWEAPYRRNGLIQSYLVTYETIEQDEQLSKQVKQKVSERRLAVGGLEEEVEYRFSVRAVTLGAGPAGEARARTGPQPGSPATPRALQLAPLPAALHLAWTNAVSGRGPLLGYYIEARKKDDTRWETITRTSNGMLEEFTISYQSLLPSTAYNFRVIAYNMYGISNPAYNEKVIVTPSKLYLEYGYLQYPPVYRRTWFVVALAAASVVIIIMVIAILCVKSKSYKYKKEAQKTLEESLAGSTEERGSLALDLYRSRANSATSTALGAGAGTLRRKQAPQLGKSPPRPSPASVAYHSDEESLRAYDENPDDSSLTEKPSEMSSSDSQNSESDNESVRSEPHSFVNHYANVNDTLRQSWKRQRPVRNYSSYTDSEPEGSAVVSLNGGQIVMNNMARSRAPLPGFSSFV, from the exons TACAAATGCAGCCACCACGATTCAGCATGCAGCCATCATCCTCAAATAGCATAGTTAGAGAAGGCACCACCAAAATTTTGCAGTGTTCAGCACACG GGATTCCTCAACCAGTATATAGATGGCTGAAGAACGGTATACCATTAGGAGAATATTCATCAGAGCTCTTTTACAAGATCCTTAATACCCAACGAGATGATGCGGGAGCATATCAGTGCATCGCCAAAAACGACGTCGGCGCCATATTCAgcgaaaaaaacaatattatcgTTGCGT atatggGCGTATTCGGGAACATAGAACAAGATGTAGTAGTTGTCGAATCCGGCAGAGCTGCGATTCTTGATTTTCCTTATATTGAATCTGAGCCGCCTCCTTCAGTGGTATGGCAAGATCAAAATGGAGCTCTTCGTTACGATCAAAAATATGCTCTTACGCCACAACATCAACTCGTCATTCTATCAGCTTCTAATGAAGACGAAAGGCCATACAG AGTTCGAGCGATAAACACGCAACTAGGAAAAGTAGAGAACAGCCCTTATATCAAATTAACTGTATATGGTGACGACGATAAAGAAATACCAccagaaattataataaaaccaCAAGACACCAAAATCACAAAAGGCCAAGAAATTGTAAACTTATATTGCATAGCTAATGCCAGGCCTCTGCACGAATTAGAAACACTTTGGTTTAAAGATGGCATTTTAATAGATCTGGCCGGCGTCACTTACGATTTACAAGACCAATGGAACAGAACCTTGAGCTTAATTTCAGCTAATTTAAGTCATACAGGTCATTACACATGCCAGGCGAGATTAAAAACGGGAGGATTCGCAACCGTCACGGCTTCAGCCGCCGTCACTGTAATTGAGAAGCCTGTGTTTACGACCACTTTAAAATCCGAAACGTTTGGTGAATTTGGTACTACCATAGTATTAGAATGCAATGTGCAAGGAATTCCGTTGCCAGGTATTACCTGGTACAAAGATTCAAGAAAAATTTGGAGCGTGGGCGCAGAAACCGAAGAAACGGACAACTCTGATGTTGACGATGGGGGGCGACGCTACCGTGTCGAGGTAGACCGATCCCTCGTCATCAGCGATCTAAAAATGGACGATATGGGTATCTTCCAGTGTATCGCCAGCAATGAAGCTGGTGAATCATCCATTTATAcatggttaaaaataaaaa CGTCCCCGCCTGTAATGCAGAGCCCGCCAGCCAACCTTACCGTGCTGGACGGCAAAGACGCCACCATCGCGTGCCGGGCTATAGGCGCGCCCACTCCCAACGTTACTTGGTACTTCAACG ACTCCCTGATTATAAATCTGTCGGCGAGATTGCAAGCGTTAGAGCACGGAGACCTGCTCATTACCAGCACAACTACGGCCGACACCGGCAAATACACCTGCGTGCGCGCCAACGACGCGGGCAGCGTTTCCGGGGAAGCCTACTTAACTGTACTAG TGAGAACGCAAATTATTGCACCCCCCGTGGACACGCGCGTTTTGCTCGGCCACACGGCTACTTTACAGTGCAAGGTTTCAAATGACCCCAACGTGAAATACAATATCGACTGGTTCCATAACAATCA GCCTATGACAGCCGGTTCCCGGGTGTGGGTCGCGACAGATGGCTCGCTGCAAGTGCAAGCCGTGCGCGCCAGTGACGCGGGCGAGTACTCGTGCGTCGTGACGTCACCCGGCGGGAACCACACGCGGAAAGCTGTGCTGTCCGTTATTGAACTACCCTTCGCCCCGACTAATGTCAGGGCCGTCAGATTAGATGCAACGGCTCAAAGAGCTATTAACGTTTCGTGGACGCCGGGCTTTGATGGGAACTCGCCGATACAGAAGTTCATTGTGCAGAGGCGTGTTGTGCCGGAATTTG GTCCTACTCCAGATCCTCTGTTAAACTGGGTAACTGAACCGACAAATGTCTCGGCGAATCAACGATGGGTTCTCCTGACCAGCTTGAAAGCGGCGACTTCTTACCAATTCAGAGTTTCAGCCGTCAATACTGTGGGCGAAGGCCCCGCCTCCGACCCCACGGACGTTTTAACTTTACCACAAGaag CTCCCTCCGGCCCACCTATTGGTTTTATGGGCTCGGCTCGATCATCTTCGGAAATCATCACCCAATGGCAGCCGCCTGTAGAAGAACATCGCAATGGCCACATCCTTGGTTACGTCATCCGCTACAGACTGCGCGGCTACGACAACAGCCCCTGGACTAACCAAAATATCACCAACGAAGCCCAAAGGAACTATCTGATCCAAGACTTGATCACCTGGAAAGATTACAACGTTCAAATAGCGGCTTACAATGATAAAGGTGTAGGTGTGTTCACTGATAGTTACACTATCAAAACAAAGGAAGGTGTGCCAGAAGCCGCTCCTGACAGTGTTCGGTGTGAAGCTTCCAACTCTACCTCCATCGGTGTTTGGTGGACTCCGCCAAATCCTCAAAAGATAAATGGAATCAACCAG GGCTACAAAATCCAAGCGTGGCGATGGGACGAACTTGAAGCAGATAACACGGAACAGAAGCTCGTCAGTGTTCCACCAAATCTTTTGGATCCGCTGACCGAACAGACAGCCATAATTAGCGGACTTGAAAAATTCACGGACTACAACATATCAGTATTATGTTTCACTGAACCAGGGGACGGACCCCGCAGCGAGTTTGTTCTGATCAGAACCAATGAAGACA TTCCCGATGAAGTAGCGAACCTACAATTTGACGATATATCTGATCGCGCCGTGCGCGTATCGTGGTCGCCGCCGAAGAAATCCAACGGAATTCTAACAGGATACAGGCTCTCTTACCAAGTGAAAGATGACAAATCAACATGTATTAACGAAACACTACCGGCCAACGTTACCAGCATAAGGGTCGAACATTTACAG GCAAGCACGCACTACAAGTTCTGGCTGTGCGCGCTGACGGGCGTCGGCGAAGGACCGGCGCGCTCCGCGGTCATTCAGTCTGGGGTCGAGCCCGTGCTACCGGACGCACCGCGCAACCTGGCGCTGTCCAACATCGCCGCCTTCTCCGTGCTGCTGCAGTTCACGCCCGGCTTCGACGGCAACTCTTCCATCTCGCTCTGGACCGTGCAG GCACAGACGGCTCGCAACTCATCCTGGATAACAGTATTCGAAGCAAACGCGCCAGACGCCCAGTCCATACTCGTGACCGGACTAGTGCCGTTCACCACGTACCGGCTACGCGTAATAGCGACCAACGTCGTCGGGACTTCACCGCCTTCTGAACCCTGCAAAGAGTTTCAAACCATCCAAGCACCTCCGCAGCACCCGCCGAGAAATGTTACTGTACGGGCAGTGAGCGCTAATAATCTCCGCGTCAGATGGATC CCGCTACAGCAAAGCGAATGGTACGGCAATCCAAAAGGCTACAACATAACTTACAAGCAAAGCGGCACTAACGAGACATTGTTCAACATCATAGAGGACCACACGGCGAACTCCCACATACTGTCCAACCTCGAGGAGTGGTCCCTGTACGAGATACAGATGACTGCCATCAACGAGGTCGGCATTTCTACGGAGAGCCCGATGGCCACCGAAAGGACTAGGGAAGCCG TACCTTCTTCCGGACCTGATAATGTATCAGCGAACGCGACTTCATCTACAACAGTAGTTGTCCTATGGGGTGACATGCCAGCTAAAGATCAAAACGGTCTGATTGAAGGATATAAAGTTTGCTACGCGGCCATAGTGCCACCTCCTAGGCCCGACCACCAAAAAGTGGAATGCCAATCCATACCCTCCAACCAAACGCACACTATCACACTAACGGAACTGCGTAAATATGTTGTGTATCAGATACAAGTCCTGGGATACACTAGATTGGGAGACGGAGCGCTTAGCGATCCTCCTGTTACGGTGCGGACGTTCGATGACA CTCCCGGCCCACCATCCAACGTGTCTTTCCCTGACGTGACATTCACGACCGCTCGTATCATTTGGGACGTTCCGGAAGATCCCAACGGAGAAATATTGGCGTACAGAGTTTCGTACCACCTCAACGGCTCGACGCAACAACAGTTTTCAAGGGAATTCCTACCGTCAGACAGAACGTTTCG GGCTACAGAGCTTCAGTCAGAGAAGTACTACCAGTTCTCAGTGACAGCACAAACGCGTCTCGGCTGGGGCGGCACTGCGCGCGCCCTGGTGCTGACCACAGTGAaccgcgccgcgcccgcgccgcccgcccggCCCAACGTGGCGCGCTCGCTGCTGCAACCGCACCACATCACCTTCTCGTGGACGCCCGGCAGCGACGGCTATGCGCCGCTACG CTATTACACAGTACAACAAAAAGAAGAAGGCGCCACATGGCAGACGATCCCCGAGCGCGTGGACCCGTTTGCGACGTCCTACACCGTTGAAGGGCTGAAGCCTTACACGGCTTATCAGTTCCGTATACGGGCCACCAACGACATCGGGCCCAGTCGCTACAGTAACGCTACTGAAACCGTTCGCACTTTGCCTGCAG CCCCAAGCAAAGCCATAGAAAAACTCCACGTGGTCCCGATAACGCCTAGTAGCGTTCGAGTGCAATGGACTCCGCTCACCGACCAATACTGGAGCGGCGACACGCAGACCGGCGGCTACCGGGTCTACTATCAGCCCCTTACGGACTTCCCCACGCCTCTACATCACACTATGAAACAAGAAGTACCCGGCATTAAG AGCGAAGAAGTAGTTCTAACGGATCTGGCAGTGGACCGGAACTACGAGATCAGCGTGTGCGCGGTGAACTCGCAGGGCTTGGGCCCTAGCGGCACGCCGGCGGTGGTGTGGGTGGGCGAGGCCGTGCCCACCGCGCCGCCGCGGGACGTGAGCGCCGAGCCGCTGTCGCCCACCGAGGTGGCGCTCGCCTGGCAGCCGCCGCTGCTCGCCCAGCAGAACGGCGACCTGCTAGGGTACAAG ATCTTCTACTTAATGACCGAGTCTCCCGAAGAGGCTGAGCCGGGCCGCAAAGCCGAGGAAGAGATAGAGGTCGTAGCTGCAACCGCCACATCTCATTCTCTAGTCTTCCTCGATAAGTTCACGCAGTATCGTATTCAG GTGCTTGCATTCAACCCTGCCGGCGACGGGCCGCGTTCCAGCTCTATCCTCGTACGAACGCACCAAGGCTTGCCGACGGCGCCGCGTAACATCTCCTTCACTGACATCACGATGAACAGTCTGGTCGTTTCCTGGGAAGCACCGTATCGTCGGAACGGTCTTATACAGTCGTATCTAGTCACTTATGAAACCATCGAGCAGGACGAAC AATTGAGCAAGCAAGTGAAGCAGAAGGTTAGCGAGCGTCGCCTCGCCGTGGGCGGGCTGGAGGAGGAGGTGGAGTACCGGTTCTCGGTGCGCGCGGTGACGCTGGGCGCGGGCCCGGCGGGCGAGGCTCGCGCGCGCACGGGCCCGCAGCCCGGCTCGCCCGCCacgccgcgcgcgctgcagcTGGCGCCGCTGCCCGCCGCGCTGCACCTCGCCTGGACCAACGCCGTCTCGGGCCGCGGACCGCTGCTGGGATATTACATTGAGGCGAGGAAGAAAG ATGATACGAGATGGGAAACGATCACAAGAACCAGCAACGGAATGTTAGAAGAATTCACGATATCATATCAAAGTCTGCTACCCTCCACTGCCTACAATTTCCGAGTGATAGCCTACAACATGTACGGAATCAGCAACCCGGCGTACAACGAGAAAGTCATAGTGACACCGTCGAAGCTATACTTGGAGTACGGGTATCTGCAGTACCCGCCGGTCTATCGCCGCACGTGGTTCGTGGTGGCGTTGGCGGCCGCCTCTGTGGTCATCATTATTATGGTGATAGCCATACTCTGCGTGAAGAGCAAGAGCTACAAATACAAAA AAGAAGCGCAGAAGACTCTGGAGGAGTCGCTGGCGGGGTCGACGGAGGAGCGCGGGTCGCTGGCGCTGGACCTGTACCGCTCGCGCGCCAACTCGGCCACGTCGACGGCGCTGGGCGCAGGCGCGGGCACGCTGCGCCGCAAGCAGGCGCCGCAGCTGGGCAAGTCGCCGCCGCGGCCCTCGCCCGCCTCCGTGGCCTACCACAGCGACGAGGAGAGCCTGCGCGCGTACGACGAGAACCCCGACGACTCCTCGCTCACCGAGAAGCCCTCCGAGATGAGCTCCTCCGACTCACAG AATTCCGAGAGCGATAACGAAAGCGTTAGATCGGAGCCGCACTCGTTCGTGAACCACTACGCGAACGTGAACGACACGCTCCGGCAGTCGTGGAAGCGGCAGCGGCCCGTGCGCAACTACTCCAGCTACACGGACTCGGAGCCCGAGGGCAGCGCCGTGGTGAGCCTCAACGGCGGCCAGATCGTCATGAACAACATGGCGCGCTCCAGGGCGCCGCTGCCCGGCTTCTCCTCCTTCGTATGA